A genomic segment from Polyangium mundeleinium encodes:
- a CDS encoding sensor histidine kinase, protein MLTERAARLRDLLLFVTLALLPSIAVGVLGLRAVEGEEAAQRREAQSALDFSAERLRLRVEQALAEADVALAAARFGPDLQDAERTLAGIVPPFAAPLLLDRDRALALPAAPPASAASPASTPHCNTLAATFTTTKNPGARKAARKELLDLCPDVRGAGGRFLYPVVALSNLSESEAPALVAWIEGHASSLAPGEREATREEITTAAALGEALRARALLALKGSPSTRGRILEALRSEEAATALRGGPDRAGMLRFRAPGAIFVLRALDDGRLAGLVVLGESLAASLDAGFPAMQPGERALFAPTVSSFGDLRGTTLLSPGLAMHVVPVDRTAIDRRAARSRRVLAAIGGGAVALSLGLLALLWARMRAARRTSELRVDFVSAVSHELRTPVSSVRMFAELLESGRVEPEEQHEVFEALARESKRLGDTVERMLSLGRMAKGRLAAVRAEADLATVADEALLAFEERFPDVPAIERAIDAPAPAHVDPGLVRLALDNLLDNARKYAPDGAPYRLVVRRADEGITIRVEDRGPGISRRDQKRIFEPFERLDDKLSRETEGSGLGLSLVRHVMRAHGGTARVESEPGRGATFLLIFPGRKG, encoded by the coding sequence GTGCTCACCGAACGCGCCGCGCGGCTGCGGGATCTCCTCCTCTTCGTGACGCTCGCGCTCCTGCCGTCGATCGCCGTCGGCGTGCTCGGCCTCCGCGCGGTGGAGGGCGAGGAGGCGGCGCAGCGGCGCGAGGCGCAGAGCGCGCTCGACTTCAGCGCCGAGCGGCTCCGGCTCCGCGTCGAGCAGGCCCTCGCGGAGGCCGACGTGGCCCTCGCCGCCGCGCGCTTCGGCCCCGATCTCCAGGACGCCGAGCGCACCCTCGCCGGCATCGTCCCGCCCTTCGCGGCTCCCTTGCTCCTCGATCGCGACCGCGCCCTGGCCCTGCCGGCCGCGCCGCCCGCGAGCGCCGCCTCGCCGGCCTCGACCCCCCATTGCAACACCCTCGCCGCCACGTTCACCACCACGAAAAACCCGGGCGCGCGCAAGGCCGCCCGCAAGGAGCTGCTCGACCTTTGTCCGGACGTCCGTGGCGCCGGCGGCCGGTTCCTTTATCCCGTCGTCGCGCTCTCCAACCTTTCGGAGAGCGAGGCCCCGGCCCTCGTCGCCTGGATCGAGGGCCATGCGAGCTCCCTCGCGCCCGGGGAGCGCGAGGCCACGCGCGAAGAGATCACCACGGCGGCCGCCCTCGGAGAGGCCTTGCGCGCCCGCGCGCTCCTCGCATTGAAGGGTTCTCCCTCGACGCGCGGCCGGATCCTCGAAGCCTTGCGCAGCGAGGAGGCCGCGACGGCCCTCCGCGGCGGCCCCGATCGCGCCGGCATGCTGCGGTTTCGCGCCCCGGGCGCCATCTTCGTCCTCCGCGCGCTCGACGACGGCCGGCTCGCGGGCCTCGTCGTGCTCGGCGAATCCCTCGCCGCCTCCCTCGACGCGGGGTTTCCCGCGATGCAACCCGGCGAGCGCGCCCTCTTCGCCCCCACGGTGTCGTCGTTCGGCGATCTCCGCGGAACGACGCTCCTCTCGCCCGGCCTCGCCATGCACGTCGTCCCTGTCGATCGCACGGCGATCGATCGTCGCGCCGCGCGGAGCCGCCGTGTCCTCGCCGCCATCGGCGGGGGCGCCGTCGCCCTCTCGCTCGGCCTCCTCGCGTTGTTATGGGCGCGCATGCGCGCGGCGCGGCGCACGAGCGAGCTTCGGGTCGATTTCGTCTCCGCCGTCTCGCACGAGCTGCGCACGCCGGTCTCCTCCGTGCGAATGTTCGCCGAGCTGCTCGAAAGCGGGCGCGTCGAGCCCGAGGAGCAACACGAGGTCTTCGAGGCGCTCGCGCGTGAATCGAAGCGGCTCGGCGACACGGTCGAGCGCATGCTCTCGCTCGGCCGCATGGCCAAGGGCCGGCTCGCCGCGGTGCGCGCCGAGGCCGATCTCGCGACCGTCGCGGACGAGGCCCTCCTCGCCTTCGAGGAGCGATTCCCCGATGTCCCCGCGATCGAGCGCGCCATCGACGCCCCGGCCCCTGCGCACGTCGATCCGGGGCTCGTCCGCCTCGCCCTCGACAACCTGCTTGACAATGCGCGCAAATACGCACCCGACGGCGCGCCGTACCGGCTCGTCGTGCGGCGCGCGGACGAGGGCATCACGATCCGCGTCGAGGACCGGGGCCCCGGCATTTCGCGCCGGGATCAGAAGCGCATCTTCGAGCCTTTCGAGCGGCTCGATGATAAGTTGAGCCGGGAAACCGAGGGCAGCGGCCTCGGCCTCTCGCTCGTCCGGCACGTGATGCGCGCGCACGGCGGGACGGCGCGCGTCGAGAGCGAGCCCGGCCGCGGCGCGACGTTCCTTTTGATTTTTCCAGGGAGGAAGGGATGA
- a CDS encoding response regulator transcription factor → MSTKSPAGRQETILLVEDDLGLRLAMTKTLRSEGFRVEIAGTGKDGLEAALAQKPDLVLLDVMLPGMNGFEVCQRLREADPEVPILMVTAKGEEPDKVRGLRLGADDYIVKPFGVAELCARIDAALRRRRRAEVETEVLQIGDITADFRAHTLRRKGQPLETTALEMRLLRYFLRHEGTLLPRQRILDAVWGADYFGTDRTVDNFINRLRAKIEDDPKNPRHLVTVRGAGYRFTRAPSTGGD, encoded by the coding sequence ATGAGCACGAAGAGCCCCGCGGGGCGACAGGAGACCATTCTCCTCGTCGAGGACGACCTCGGCTTGCGCCTCGCCATGACGAAGACCCTGCGATCCGAGGGATTCCGGGTCGAGATCGCGGGCACCGGCAAGGATGGCCTCGAAGCCGCGCTCGCGCAAAAACCCGACCTCGTCCTGCTCGACGTGATGCTCCCCGGCATGAACGGCTTCGAGGTTTGCCAGCGGCTCCGCGAGGCGGACCCCGAGGTCCCCATTTTGATGGTCACAGCCAAAGGCGAGGAGCCCGACAAGGTCCGGGGTTTGCGGCTCGGCGCCGACGATTACATCGTAAAACCGTTCGGCGTGGCCGAGCTCTGCGCGCGCATCGACGCGGCCCTCCGGCGGCGCAGGCGCGCCGAGGTGGAGACCGAGGTCCTCCAGATCGGCGACATCACCGCCGACTTCCGCGCCCACACGCTGCGCCGCAAAGGCCAGCCGCTCGAGACGACCGCGCTCGAAATGCGCCTGCTCCGGTACTTCTTGCGCCACGAGGGCACGCTCCTGCCCCGCCAGCGTATCCTCGATGCCGTGTGGGGCGCCGACTACTTCGGCACGGATCGCACCGTCGACAACTTCATCAACCGCCTCCGCGCCAAGATCGAGGACGACCCGAAGAACCCCCGCCACCTCGTCACCGTGCGCGGCGCCGGCTACCGCTTCACGCGCGCCCCGAGCACGGGCGGCGACTGA
- a CDS encoding AgmX/PglI C-terminal domain-containing protein: MMKQFGRGFALVSLASTFVLGCAGEGTEGTEAPAIQAAPAGETSVALRIERVARALDRGEDPKQALDEIVLALTHPAATATEQDEATLVQSRALEANGDMEGAISAVEALLAQHAGDREWAFSSEAEKRLRKLLTGSEDTPKRRLTPAEPPVSIFAAELAKYFPADAGGRYRVRVLAFGGDRNFSSDRIGTFNVGGAIRAEKEKTCPTCEVNVDSNTNRETSWIGIVRARAELASSLVVYYYDLEGGEIPARYDAELPLPSAEIKARLAKGKGLVAAKKRDGAPPVILIAAPRFSQLDNVESTLAGMDALPLEATSVDVPASLEAEEIQAVVRGSFNSFRVCYETVLQRNPAAQGSISLDFKIDADGHVTTMKATADSASIQSMETCMRDAAQALVFPAATKETWVVYPVLFTP; encoded by the coding sequence ATGATGAAGCAATTCGGCCGTGGTTTTGCACTGGTTTCCTTGGCTTCGACGTTCGTGCTCGGTTGCGCAGGGGAAGGCACCGAGGGGACCGAGGCGCCCGCCATTCAGGCGGCGCCGGCCGGTGAGACGTCGGTCGCGCTTCGTATCGAGCGGGTCGCGCGCGCGCTCGACCGGGGCGAGGATCCGAAGCAGGCGCTCGACGAGATCGTTCTCGCGCTCACGCATCCCGCCGCCACCGCGACCGAGCAGGACGAGGCGACGCTCGTGCAGAGCCGCGCCCTCGAAGCCAATGGCGACATGGAAGGCGCGATCAGCGCCGTCGAGGCCCTCCTCGCGCAGCACGCGGGCGACCGGGAATGGGCCTTCTCGTCCGAGGCCGAAAAACGCCTCCGCAAGCTGCTCACGGGCAGCGAGGACACGCCGAAGCGCCGCCTCACCCCGGCCGAGCCGCCGGTCTCGATCTTCGCGGCCGAGCTCGCGAAGTATTTCCCGGCCGACGCGGGCGGACGATATCGCGTGCGGGTGCTCGCGTTCGGCGGCGATCGCAATTTTTCGAGTGATCGGATCGGCACGTTCAACGTGGGCGGCGCGATCCGCGCCGAAAAAGAGAAAACGTGCCCGACGTGCGAGGTGAACGTCGACAGCAACACGAACCGCGAGACGTCGTGGATCGGCATCGTCCGCGCGCGCGCCGAGCTCGCCTCCTCGCTCGTCGTTTATTATTACGACCTCGAGGGCGGCGAGATCCCCGCGCGGTACGACGCCGAGCTGCCGCTGCCTTCGGCCGAGATCAAGGCGCGGCTCGCGAAGGGCAAAGGGCTCGTGGCCGCGAAGAAACGTGATGGCGCGCCGCCCGTGATCCTCATCGCGGCCCCGCGCTTCTCCCAGCTCGACAATGTCGAAAGCACGCTCGCCGGCATGGACGCTCTGCCCCTCGAAGCGACGAGCGTCGATGTGCCGGCGTCGCTCGAGGCCGAGGAGATCCAGGCCGTCGTCCGCGGATCCTTCAACTCGTTCCGCGTTTGTTACGAGACGGTCCTCCAGAGGAACCCGGCGGCGCAGGGAAGTATCTCGCTCGATTTCAAGATCGACGCCGACGGGCATGTGACGACCATGAAGGCCACCGCGGATTCGGCCTCGATCCAGTCGATGGAGACGTGCATGCGTGACGCCGCCCAGGCGCTCGTATTCCCGGCGGCGACGAAGGAGACCTGGGTCGTCTATCCGGTCCTCTTCACGCCCTGA